The Esox lucius isolate fEsoLuc1 chromosome 20, fEsoLuc1.pri, whole genome shotgun sequence region ACGgttaacactaatgagtcacataaCACCGGGGAGGGACaattgctaattgggcccaatttggacattttcacttatgggagtactcacttttgttgccatcggtttagacattaatggctgtgtgttgaattattttgaggggacagcaaatgtacacttatacaagctgtacactcactagtttacattgtagcaaagtgtcatttcttcattgttgtcacaaGAAATAATGtggggggtgtactcacttttgtgagatactgtatactgtaatgTATTCACTTAATAATGGTGTGAATAATAAAGTCACAGAGCTGCGGGGCTCTTTGGCAGTTCTTTGCTTTGGATGACACGGTTGGTACATGTGTATGGGTTGTTGGGTTGCAGTGGCTTAGTCACCTGTGTGAACAGGATCTCTGTCTGTCCGTTCGTCTCTGATTTCCCTCTGGGACATCCTGGATCCTGTTGCaggaagggatggagggaaacTCCACACGActtggagagaggaggagatacCCTGTCCTTGGGCCTGCTCCTTatcctctccctcatctctaGCTCCAAGCTCATCTCCTGCAGCTCCTGTTCTGACCGCCAGGGGGTGCCAGTTGACAGGGGCGAGAAGGAGCAGGGGGAGAGGCCAGGGCTTGGGCTTGTCGACCGAGCTAATGCAGGGGCCAGGAAGGCAGGCTGCTCGCCCACCACACTGACCGCCATTCCTTTGAGTGTTCCATTAGGACCACCATTAAGAATGCCGTTAAGAATTTCATTTTGAACCCCACTCAGAATCCCTGTGGACTGTATGTACACCTGGTGGTTAGGGTTGGTAGGAGGGTCAGGCCCAGAGCAGGGGCTGGAGTTGGGGTTGTGGTTGGGGGTGAGCAGTGGGCTGGGGGGGAGGGGCTCCAAGCTGGTACCTGGCTGGCAGAGGGGCGTGGGGGCCAAGCAGGAACGCGGCAGCTGGAAGGGACGGAGGCGCTGAAGGAGGGCAGGCTTGGTGCCCGAGACGGGGAGACCTCTCTTACGCAGCTGCTGTCGCAATTCAGACACCTGAGAGAGTGGGAGCAGGAAGCGTGAGGGAAAAGGGGGTTGGAGACGGCAAACagacagggaagagagaaagaggtcagAGAATGAAAAGGGGCCTGGAAGTGCAAAAGAAGGAAAAGGAGATAACTAAAAGTGAGAAATGGTGTAAACGTTTAACATTTCAAGTTACTGTTCTGCTTATCTTACCGTGAGGTCAACCAGGTTAGGTGGGAGGAGCTCAGACTTGTGTGAGGGACTTATGTCCTTCGGGGTGTGGTTTGTTGCCATGAGAACAGGCTGAGAGTTCTGGATTGTGTCTCCAGAGAACCTCACGACTTGGTTGGTGTCTCCACTTTCataaaacaaatccaaatgAACACTGTATGAACATCTGACATTGACTGAGTACAACAAACAAGATCAGACATCAGTGTGTCATCTGGAAAGatgtttcacattgaaatacataatGTTCATACAAagcacatgcatacattttgataggatattctttaaacattttaaatacctcTTACTATCACTATGCTCTTCGCAGAGTTATGGAAGGACCCCAGTCATGAATTAAGTTCCCTACTCAAAAAATGACTCTGTTCGCTGtggattgtttttaaatattcagtGGACTTTCAGAGTCAAAGGGAGATGTTACGTTGGGGGAAAACAGTGAGTGGAATGAAACGTGTTGGAGTAGTTGCTGCTAccgaatgtagagaacagtccatgtaaatattttgactgtcaatatgaatgtagagaacagtccatgtaaatattttgactgtcaatatgaatgtagagaacagtccatgtaaatattttgactgtcaatatgaatgtagagaacagtccatgtaaatattttgactgtcaatatgaatgtagagaacagtccatgtaaatattttgactgtcaatatgaatgtagagaacagtccatgtaaatattttgactgtcaatatgaatgtagagaacagtccatgtaaatattttgactgtcaatatgaatgtagagaacagtccatgtaaatattttgactgtcaatatgaatgtagagaacagtccatgtaaatattttgactgtcaatatgaatgtagagaacagtccatgtaaatattttgactgtcaatatgaatgtagagaacagtccatgtaaatattttgactgtcaatatgaatgtagagaacagtccatgtaaatattttgactgTCAATATGAatatagagaacagtccatgtagatggttagactatcagtatgcccacaagtatttgattcactgccgattttgcaggttttcctacttacaaagcatgtagaggtctgtaatttttatcataggtactcttcaactgtgagtgacggaatctaaaacaaaaatccagaaaatcatattgtatgattttttaaataattaatttgcattttattgcatgacaaaagtattttatcACCACCAACCAGTAACaattccggttctcacagacctgttagtttttctttaagaagccctcctgttctccactcattacctgtattaactgcacctgtttgaactcgttacctgtataaaagacacctgtccacacactcaatcaaacagactccaacctctccacaatggccaagaccagagagctgtgtaaggacatcagggataaaattgtagacctgcacaaggctgggatgggctacagtacaataggcaagcagcttggtgagaaagcaacaactgttggcgcaattattagaaaatggaagaagttcaatatgactgtcaatctccctcggtctggggctccatgcaagatctcacctagtggggcatcaatgatcatgaggaaggtgagggatcagcccagaactacacggcttaaaatcctgcagcgcactcgCCGTGttaggaggaagaagaaggatgaatacaaccccaagaacaccatcctaaccgtgaagcatggaggtggaaacatcattctttggggatgcttttctgcaaaggggacaggaggactgcaccgtattgaggggaggatggatggggccatgtttttgtgagattttggccaacaacctccttccctcagtaagagcatgggtcgtggctgggtcttccagcatgacaacaacccaaaacacacagccagggcaactaaggagtggctccgtaagaagcatctcaaggtcctggagtggcctagccagtctccagacctgaacccaatagaaaatctttggagggagctgaaagtctgtattgcccagcgacagccccgaaacctgaaggatctggagaaggtctgtatggagtagtgggccaaaatccctgctgcagtgtgtgcaaacctggtcaagaactacaggaaacgtatgatctctgtaattgcaccaaatattaagttctgctttacTTATTTCTTGCAAaagaatgctaattaattacttaaaaatcatacaatgtgattttctggattttctttttagattctgtcactcacagttgaagagtacctatgataacaattacagacatctacatgctttataagtgggaaaacctgcaaaatcggcagtgtatcaaatacttgttctccccactgtatggcaATCCTGTTTTAGTATAGAGACGATTTAAAGGGACACAGTTTGTTCTCAACAACGGCACCGTGTCagtgaaaaatatattgcatCGTATAGTGGAAAAGGATGACAAAGAACAGGACATGGAAACAGAAGAAGAGTCACAAGCCCATGCAGAACTTGAACAGTATCTcgcaaaagtgagtacacccttcacgttttttaaaatatttgatcacATCTGTTCATgtcacaacactgaagaaatgaaactttgctacaatgtaaagtagtgagtgtacagcttgtataacagtgtaaatttgatgtcccctcaaaataacacaacacacagccattaatgtctaacccgctggtaacaaaagtgagtacacccctgggCACAGTTAGTCAGAAGGATCTCGATTGtacagcggtaaaagttcacaaggatcttggaggacagactTGCCTTCTTCAGCTTCCTCAAAAAGAACAGGCACTGCCGCGCCTTTtggaccagggttgaggtgttgagagcctccaggagaggtcctctgagATGTGGACGCCGAGGAATTTGAGGCTCGGCACATGCtacacctcagtgccatcgatgagagcTGGGGCATGactgagggccaggttgttgtcagcgcacaatgccgccaggcacttgtcctcctccctgtaggctgactcgtcaatGTCACTGATCACGCCTACCACCACAGTGTCCTCTgtgaacttgacgatggtgttggaaagGAACTGAATTGTaagtgaagagggagtacaagAGGGGGGCTCAGcacgcagccttgtggaacaccagtgttcaggatcagggtggatgaggtgaagttgtctaacctgacagactggggtctgttagTTAAGAAGTctaaagtccagttgcagagagaagcgctgatccccaggtcatggagtttgttgaccagcccagaggggatgactgtgttgaatgccgagctaaagtctatgaacagcattctcacgtgttggttttgtccaggcgggtcagggcagagtgtaaagctgtggagatggcgtgGAGATATATGCAGTTGGCTGCTtcagcactggcacaatggttggggtcttgaagcacgttggGACAACCGccagggccagtgacaggttgaaaatatCAGTGAAGACCTCAGCCAGCTGTCCAGCACACGCTTTTAACACACACCtggggacgccatcaggaccagcagccttgtgggcgttcaccctgctcagtgcagagaCACATCTGCGATGGATAGTCTGGGGGGGAGGTCGTCTTAGGGGAGCTCAGCTTTCTCTTGTGTCACAATATTCCTATTTTTATATAGATAAGTAAAAACAACCCCATAATATGGGCTCAAATTTTGAGGCACAATGAAATCTTTAAGTTAGAATACATTCtgctgtcacgtcctggcacgGCAGGATTTGCATGGGGAAGGTCAACCATTTTCGAGTGGCTTTATCTGGGTGTGACAGTAAGGTGTGTAATGGGACCTACCTGGGTGTGACAGTAAGGTGTGTAATGGGACCTACCTGGGTGTGACAGTAAGGTGTGTAATGGGACCTACCTGGGTGTGACAGTAAGGTGTGTAATGGGACCTACCTGGGTGTGACAGTAAGGTGTGTAATGGGACCTACCTGGGTGTGACAGTAAGGTGTGTAATGAGATATCTACCTGGGTGTGACAGTGAGGTGTGTAATAGGACCTACCTAGGTGTGACAGTGAGGTATGTAATGGGACCTACCTGGGTGCGACATGGGACCTACCTGGGTGTGACAGTAAGGTGTGTAATGGGACCTACCTGGGTGCGACAGTAAGCTGCGGATGATTTTGCTGCTGGTCctgctgttgttgctgctggTCCTGGTCTTGTTGGTTCTGGAGGATCTGCAGCTGGAGGAACACCTGCTGTTGCTGCAGGAGGTGGGAGTAGGCAGGGTCTATGGGCTGGGCTGGGGCGGGGCTCCTCTGACTGGCCACTCCCCCTGAGAACAgatataataatgataatatgtAACATGTAGTGTCTTCACTTTGACAACAGAGTCACAATTTGTGTCAACATTTGTCATGGGGGCTGCGTGATGAAATGTGGAATACACTTTGAAGATGATGAGTACAGAACATTACCAGCACTCCCAGTCGTGCTTCTCTGGTCGGGGGGAATGTACTGGTGGTATTTTAGTTTCCTCATCTTGGGCTTGGAATCCCGTGGTTTCCGCGGGCGAGGAGGACGAGAGGGGGTCAGGGAGTTTAGGAGAAACAAAGAGGTGTCGGGAGGCGTGGGAGGCCGGGCTGTCTGAGAGTGACAGAGTaaaggaagaaaggaaaggGTAAAAGGAAGACAGAGTAAAAGGACGACCATTATAAATACAGATACAAGTTATGGTGAAATGACTTACAGTATATTGAAAGCAGTATGTTCTGTCAGTTGTGACATTTAACAGATCTGTGCATCTAATGCGTATGTGCGTGTTAGTCCACAAGGCATGGTTCCCTTTGCAGTTACTGTTGACAGTAATTCATTTGTAATGAGCGAATACTTGTAGTCAAGAATAGAAATAGCCCCTGTTGATCCATAAACGGAATCTATCTCTGTATCAAGTCTTCACTGTCCAAGCCGGGTTTCTTTATGTACGCAGCACTTGAAAAATCTATGATACATACGCGATACGTAAGACTGAATAGGCACTGATGaaataaacacatcaaacaGCAAATCTTATGTAAATTCTATAGGACATTCTTAATGTGTGTCGTGTTTTTAAGAAGGGCATTATTCTGGATGTGTGGTGTATTTCTGAATAACCCTGTTCAGTACCTTTGGCAGAAGGGGTGTGGCCTGGGAGGTCAAATACACCCCTTTTGGTCTCCCGGCCATTCCCATGGAGTTGGAGTCGCCCACAGTCATGCTCATTGCCTGGTTGATGCCCTTGATTGCCGGGAGCATCGCCAATCCAGGCTGTGGGAAAGCAGGACATTATAGCAGATGCTTTCATTCAAACATGACTATCAGGTCTAAATTCAGAGCCATGCTTTCTTTGCTTAAGGTTGAGGTTTGGATTTAAGGAAGGGAATTTCACCTGAGTATGGGAGGGACTCTGGGTTGGGGGCGAGGGGCCAGGCGACAAGTCACTCAGTGATTGGTCGCTTGACAGCCCCGGCGACAAAGAGAGGGCGGGTGATTGGACGACCCCGAGTTGCTCAGGAGACAAGGAGGAGGGGCAAGAAGAGACATCATCTTCAAAGATATCTgatgagagagagtgggagactGGGCCTTAGGGAAGAGGGGAAGACAGAGGGTGTTTTCAATAACAGCTTCTGtcctgtttgaaaatgtttcaagtTCTGTCATGTGTCCCATTTGGGGATTTCGCTGGTCTTCATAAGaataaaggctttttttttggctaagggttaggtttagggtaaaagttcCAAAGTGTGTTGACTCACGGTTCTCCGGaggtagtatgtgtgtgtgcggttgCTCCAGGGGTCCTGGTCGACGCTGGATATTCACACAAGTGTTGTCAGCCACCCGAGCCTTTTTTGGCCTAacggccacacacacactcctgtctGTTAGAAATAAACACCAGGAGTTGAGAACAGATGTGTGTTTGAGCGTGCATAACTGTGCTACTGTAAACACTCAAAAAGCAGGGATACCCAAAGCTTAAAAACAGCAGAAACCTCTGCCTTAAAGGAACCGTCTATCACTagagacacagaaaaacaacaacaacaacaacaacaaccggGAATGCATCAATAACAGTGGTGTTTAAATCATAATGGACCGGGGCATAAGattacagagaaacagagacagagatgataGAGAGAAGAAAGATGTGGAGAAGTACAGAGAAGAAACGGAGGAGGGATGTAATTGAGGGAGAAAACAACTGCTTTGATCGGCTTTTGTGTTCTGTCCATTATTGATTGGCTGACAGGTTTAATCCATTGAAGGCTGCCTTGTAATGGAGAGCAACAAGACTCATATTTACGTGTAATTGACAGCTAATGGAATACCAATCCCATCATAAGACTCTGAGCCTTGATTTCCTGTTTATAGGTACAGCAGGACTGCAGATATGAGTGGGAGAAATTAGAgtaggaaaaataaaaatggaatttGACAAAGAGAGTAGTGGGAGAGTAATAAAGGGGAGAGACAACAAGAGGAAGTGAGAGTGTGATGGGGTAGAGAGACTGTAGTCTGGTCACTAGATTATAGTGTCATGAGTAGATGATAATGTCGTGAGTAGATGATAGTGTCGTGAGTAGATGATAGTGTAATTAGTAGATGATAGTGTCATGAGTAGATGATAGTGTCATGAGTAGATGATAGTGTCGTGAGTAGATGATAGTGTCATGAGTAGATGATAGTGTAATTAGTAGATGATAGTGTCATGAGTAGATGATAACGTCATGAGTAGATGATAGTGTAATGAGTAGATGATAGTGTAATGAGTAGATGATAATGTCGTGAGTAGATGATAGTGTCATGAGTAGATGATAGTGTCATGAGTAGATGATAGTGTAATTAGTAGATGATAGTGTCATGAGTAGATGATAATGTCATGAGTAGATGATAGTGTAATGAGTAGATGATAATGTCGTGAGTAGATGATAGTGTCGTGAGTAGATGATAGTGTCGTGAGTAGATGATAGTGTCGTGAGTAGATGATAATGTCATGAGTAGATGATAATGTCATGAGTAGATGATAGTGTCGTGAGTAGATGATAGTGTCATGAGTAGATGATAGTGTCATGAGTAGATGATAATGTCATGAGTAGATGATAATGTCGTGAGTAGATGATAGTGTCATGAGTAGATGATAGTGTCGTGAGTAGATGATAGTGTCGTGAGTAGATGATAGTGTCGTGAGTAGATGATAGTGTAATGAGTAGATGATAATGTCGTGAGTAGATGATAGTGTCGTGAGTAGATGATAGTATCGTGAGTAGATGATAGTGTCGTGAGTAGATGATAGTGTCATGAGTAGATGATAGTGTAATGAGTAGATGATAATGTCGTGAGTAGATGATAGTGTAATTAGTAGATGATAATGTCGTGAGTAGATGATAGTGTCATGAGTAGATGATAGTGTCATGAGTAGATGATAGTGTCGTGAGTAGATGATAGTGTCGTGAGTAGATGATAGTGTCGTGAGTAGATGATAGTGTAATTAGTAGATGATAGTGTAATTAGTAGATGATAGTGCCATACTTGGTTGGGAGACTAAGTTAGTTGTCAGACATACAAGGCATTCTCACCTTTTGCAGTTTCAGCATTCAGACCACAAGGGGGCGACTTCTGAATCGAACCATCGTCAGTCAGACGCTACATTGAGagatagaaaatgttttggtcagTTCCATTTTAATTGAATACAGTCAACTGAATAATACATTGACAAATGGCCTGgccaaaattataataatgttttatgCAAATTTAACTGAAATTGACAGTTTGCCCTTAGCATTATTGACTATAATAAAgaattctgcaggttttctcaaGTGCTGATTTCCCTAATCAttatgactgtgtctgtgtttgcctCCGACTATTCACAGTAGACTACTGTAGGTGCTTCTGTCAGTGGCCTGTTAAAGAGGTGAAGGGAGACAACACATCTCTTCAGGTTGTTGGAAATAGTGTTTCTCACCAGAGCTTTACTCTggtctttctctcctttgtgAGTGGGACATGTAGATTTCAACCCTGAAGAAAACAATAGAGGGAGAGCATAACAAATGAAACAGCATTTAAAAAGGAGAATACCTCAAATTGTGACAAACAGTAAATGCGTTATTTTGAGCTCTACTCACCAGAGTCAATTTCATTTTGCTTTCGGTTCTGAATCCTTAACTGCAAGACTGAAAGATAAGCAGTAGAGAGGTGCTGAATATATGCATCATAATAGCTGGGATAACCTGCAAGGTAACTATAGATGTTATAGTATAAAGATGTTCTGTAACAGTATAGTAACATGTGACTTAGCAAGTACATCACAACCCACACACACCGGcacattttccaccttttacCAGCACACTTTCCACCTTTTACCAGCACACTTTCCACCTTTTACCAGCACACTTTCCACCTTTTACCAGCACACTTTCCACCTTTTACCAGCACACTTTCCACTTTCCGTTTCTTTAAAATGTCCTCATATTATGCACTTCAGTCAGTTTGGTATCCACAGTTCCTCTCAacaatttacagtatattacataacactcatacacacacacacacacacacacacacacacactgtgcctTGCAAACGTATTCAAATCCCAGAACAATTCTCTCATATTATTCCAATACAAATGGTACAGtgtattgacattttatttattcaaattatgtaattgtttggtgacattggtttttaTGTTGGGAGGTATTTGTGAGAGAAACGGTAGTATGCTGCTTGTGTATGTATTCAAACCCCACACATGAATATTTGGTAGAGCCACCTTTTGCTGTAATAACAGCTTTAAGTCTTTTGGTATGTATGTATTTGCTTTGCACCGTGTTGGAGTGATTTTAGCCCATTCATCTTGACAGATATTTCTAGGGTTTTCAGGTTGGGTGAACGATGCTGGTGGACTCCAATTTTCTGATATTAGTATATATTCACAATGGGATTGAGTTcagggctttgactgggccactgtagtacattcacctttttgttcttgCGACCATACGTCCAAAAGAGTGCTTTGAGTTTTGGCAAAAATGCTTAGTACTTTTCaagtaatgtattttttccttCCACCCTCCATTAAAGGCTAGTTTAATGCAAAGCTCCTGATATGATTGATCAGCACACTATTACCCCACTCCCAGTTACTAAACActgtagctccttcaaagtgattatTTGCCTCTCCCTGGCTTCTCTCACAAGTCTCCTTGTTTGAGCACAAAGTTTTGGGGTATATTTTTGGGGTATAGCCTTCTCTTGGCAGTTTCCTGAGTAGTTTGATGCTGTTTTTACTTCCGGATTATCAATCCAATCATGCacactgggatatccaaaccATTGGATATTACTTTGTAATCTTGTCCTAATCTATCTGTTTGAATTACTTTATCTGTAAATTCTGTAGAAGGCtcagtaaatgttttccttCTGATTCTCAGCCAGACCACTGATCCTTCAACAGTGAGGTTTTATCCAGCAATCTTAATGGTTATTAAGGTGACAGCCACTTAAATGTTCCAGAAGTGGATGCCAATGGTAAGGTAAACATGTTCTCATTAGGGCAattttttaatctgttttaacTGGAAGCTTCCACAGAACAGTGGCTtaatacttatgcaagcaacataaatatacagtatctcacaaaagtgagtacacccctcacatttttgtaaatatttgatcatatctgttcatgtgacaacactgaagaaatgacactttgctaaaagTAGTGAGTgaacagcttgtataatagtgtaaatttgttgtcccgtgaaaataacacaacacacagccattaatgtctaaaccactggcaacaaaagtgagtacacccctaagtgaaaatttccaaattgggcacagtgtcaatattttgtgtggccaccattattttccagcactgcccaaaccctcttgggcatggagttcactaAAGCTTCATAGGTTTCCCCTGGGGTccccttccactcctccatgacgacatcacagagctgatggatgttagagaccttgcactcctctaccttccatttgaggatgcccctttaggtctggagacatgcttgaccggtccatcacctttaacctcagcttctttaggaaggtagtggtcgtcttggaggtgtgtttgggttcgttatcatgttggaatactgctctGCGGCACAGTcttccgaagggaggggatcatgctctgcttcagtatgtcacagtacatgttggcattcatggttccctcaatgaactgtagctccccagtgccggcagcactcatgcagctcCAGTCCattacactcccaccaccatgcttcactgtaggcaagacacacttgtctttgtactcctcacctggttacCGCCACACACGCTAGACAGCATCtcaaccaaataagtttatcttggtctcatcggaccacaggacatggttccagtaatccatgtccttagtctgcttgtcttcagcaaactgtttgcaggctttcttgtgcatcattttagaagaggcttccctCTGGGACGACAGTCAGTGtgtggcatatggtctgagcactgacaggctgaccccccacccttcaacctctgcagcaatgctggcaacACTCAtaagtctatttcccaaagacaacctctggatatgacgctgagcatgtgcactcaacttctttggtcgaccatggcgaagcctgttctgaatggaacttgtcctgttaaaccgttgtatggtcttggccactgtgctgcagctcagtttcatggTCTTGGTAATCTTCTTAttgcctaggccatctttatgtagagcaacaattctttttttcagatcctcagagtttTTTGCCAAGAGGTGCCATATTAAACtgccagtgaccagtatgagggggtgtgagagcgatgacaccaaatttaacacacctgctccccattcacacctgagaccttgtaacactaacgagtcacatgacaccagggagggacaATGGCAAtgtgggcccaatttggacagtttcacttaggggtgtactcacttttgttgccaccggtttagacattaatggctgtgtgttgagttattttgaggggacagcaaatgtacacttatacaagctgtacactcactagtttacattgtagcaaagtgtcgtttcttcagtgttgtcacatgaaaagatacactcaaatatttacaaaaatgtgaggggtgtactgacttttgtaagatactgtatttcaacatgtattatattttacaaatatttcccagcATAAAATTAATGTCACtgtacaataattgattttgagtgtcagtatTCTACCTATGAACCATTCCAAAACCAGTAATATGAGAGAATTTGCCAGGGCTTTCAATATTTCTTCAACCCACTGTGTATCCCATCTAGTGTATTTTCTAAAGCCCttcttacatcagcagttgtcacaaagagcttGTGCAGATATCCAGCCCAATACCTACACCCTAATCAATGATTTGAGGAAGGGCTGATAGGTTAGGGAACATTTCCCACAATGTCTTTCGTTGCTGAGTTTTAAGATCTGAGAGAAATAGAGATAGGGATGTAGAGAGGGCAAGTGGGGTTTGGCGGGGACTCTAACTATTTATCCTCAGTACGTCTATTTCTGTCTCCCCATCCCCCTTTcagctgtccctctctctccaggacGCTCTGCCGCCCCTGTCATGCACGTTAAGTAAATTCATCCTCCCTCTTTTCTGTCAGCCAACCCCCACTGGAAGGAAGAACTTTGTTTCCCCAATAGCCTGGTTCTACAGCAAACCGTCACGTCTCACTACCATACTGGAATGGGGCACCATGGGTCGACCCACATAGGCCTCCATACTTGTTCATTCAAGGTATGAGTGGTGATGTAGAATAATGGATGGGATTCTCAGAGGGTTTTTTCAGAGCGTAGGCTTTTACATTTGTCAGtcagaaaacattgtcttaCAACTATTTCTTCCTTACTTGAAGCAAAGGTAGATTCAAAGCAGCAGAACGGCTGATACTTTGTTACCCAACTGAACTCATTTAAACATCGCTCTAATGAATCCAATCTGGAAACTTAAAGATGCTTCCTggtatttgaataaataaac contains the following coding sequences:
- the si:dkeyp-69b9.3 gene encoding myocardin isoform X1, translated to MTLLASERSLLIRNKFRSVLQLRIQNRKQNEIDSGLKSTCPTHKGEKDQSKALRLTDDGSIQKSPPCGLNAETAKDRSVCVAVRPKKARVADNTCVNIQRRPGPLEQPHTHILPPENRPVSHSLSSDIFEDDVSSCPSSLSPEQLGVVQSPALSLSPGLSSDQSLSDLSPGPSPPTQSPSHTQPGLAMLPAIKGINQAMSMTVGDSNSMGMAGRPKGVYLTSQATPLLPKTARPPTPPDTSLFLLNSLTPSRPPRPRKPRDSKPKMRKLKYHQYIPPDQRSTTGSAGGVASQRSPAPAQPIDPAYSHLLQQQQVFLQLQILQNQQDQDQQQQQQDQQQNHPQLTVAPSGDTNQVVRFSGDTIQNSQPVLMATNHTPKDISPSHKSELLPPNLVDLTVSELRQQLRKRGLPVSGTKPALLQRLRPFQLPRSCLAPTPLCQPGTSLEPLPPSPLLTPNHNPNSSPCSGPDPPTNPNHQVYIQSTGILSGVQNEILNGILNGGPNGTLKGMAVSVVGEQPAFLAPALARSTSPSPGLSPCSFSPLSTGTPWRSEQELQEMSLELEMRERIRSRPKDRVSPPLSKSCGVSLHPFLQQDPGCPRGKSETNGQTEILFTQVFCCQPCDVIGQDFELPMQITASPEQAPPSVRSLEEELQDAINKVQMDPSQSIDDILDESIICMDTRSLSVTELQSPGLPGPSPPPQTDQSQTSCCHSNNDNFLSSPLCSSLLLELPPSPSIMVPRQLAPPPPPPPSICTSPPPPTVTARKRRAPAKFDPADWLEALTSGLHPLSPPSAPFVENDFGLDSDLNVFRELDLMVEQW
- the si:dkeyp-69b9.3 gene encoding myocardin isoform X2, which translates into the protein MTLLASERSLLIRNKFRSVLQLRIQNRKQNEIDSGLKSTCPTHKGEKDQSKALRLTDDGSIQKSPPCGLNAETAKDRSVCVAVRPKKARVADNTCVNIQRRPGPLEQPHTHILPPENHIFEDDVSSCPSSLSPEQLGVVQSPALSLSPGLSSDQSLSDLSPGPSPPTQSPSHTQPGLAMLPAIKGINQAMSMTVGDSNSMGMAGRPKGVYLTSQATPLLPKTARPPTPPDTSLFLLNSLTPSRPPRPRKPRDSKPKMRKLKYHQYIPPDQRSTTGSAGGVASQRSPAPAQPIDPAYSHLLQQQQVFLQLQILQNQQDQDQQQQQQDQQQNHPQLTVAPSGDTNQVVRFSGDTIQNSQPVLMATNHTPKDISPSHKSELLPPNLVDLTVSELRQQLRKRGLPVSGTKPALLQRLRPFQLPRSCLAPTPLCQPGTSLEPLPPSPLLTPNHNPNSSPCSGPDPPTNPNHQVYIQSTGILSGVQNEILNGILNGGPNGTLKGMAVSVVGEQPAFLAPALARSTSPSPGLSPCSFSPLSTGTPWRSEQELQEMSLELEMRERIRSRPKDRVSPPLSKSCGVSLHPFLQQDPGCPRGKSETNGQTEILFTQVFCCQPCDVIGQDFELPMQITASPEQAPPSVRSLEEELQDAINKVQMDPSQSIDDILDESIICMDTRSLSVTELQSPGLPGPSPPPQTDQSQTSCCHSNNDNFLSSPLCSSLLLELPPSPSIMVPRQLAPPPPPPPSICTSPPPPTVTARKRRAPAKFDPADWLEALTSGLHPLSPPSAPFVENDFGLDSDLNVFRELDLMVEQW